A window from Candidatus Nitrosotalea sinensis encodes these proteins:
- a CDS encoding universal stress protein, with translation MNVGTFSKILVAIDGSEISLKAADYGITMAKKDNAKLVVINILYTPASTFTYTKQAWFDEFLKKAKDEAAEWFNKIKKNATENGVEVKTETAEELYSVPAAIVQYAENENADLIIMGTTGKTGFKRLLLGSVANDVVIHSPIPVMVIKS, from the coding sequence ATGAACGTAGGAACTTTCTCAAAGATATTAGTTGCAATAGATGGCTCTGAAATATCACTAAAGGCCGCAGATTATGGTATCACCATGGCAAAAAAAGACAACGCAAAACTTGTTGTTATTAATATTCTTTATACCCCTGCATCTACTTTTACCTACACTAAACAAGCCTGGTTTGATGAATTTCTAAAAAAAGCTAAAGATGAGGCTGCAGAATGGTTTAACAAAATTAAAAAAAATGCCACCGAAAATGGAGTGGAAGTAAAGACTGAAACAGCTGAGGAACTATACTCCGTTCCAGCTGCAATAGTACAATATGCTGAAAATGAAAATGCTGATCTAATTATAATGGGTACTACTGGAAAAACTGGATTTAAGAGACTTTTACTCGGTAGTGTTGCAAATGATGTAGTAATTCATTCTCCAATCCCAGTCATGGTAATAAAATCATAA
- a CDS encoding universal stress protein, giving the protein MSSKNIKKILVPLDGSKFSMEGLHEAILFAKQFDAKITGLCVIPLTPPVTMPGLQTPFKSYMTDGAAKFMAEATKIASLNGVNFQGKLIYGEASTEIAKFANDKKFDLVVIGSRGRSELKELFLGSISNAVVHRSQVPVLVIK; this is encoded by the coding sequence ATGTCAAGTAAAAATATTAAAAAAATACTGGTTCCCCTAGATGGTTCTAAATTTTCCATGGAGGGCTTACATGAAGCTATCCTATTTGCAAAACAATTTGATGCAAAGATCACTGGTTTGTGTGTTATTCCACTAACACCTCCTGTTACCATGCCAGGATTACAAACACCCTTCAAATCATACATGACTGACGGAGCAGCAAAGTTCATGGCAGAAGCAACAAAGATAGCATCTCTCAATGGAGTAAACTTTCAAGGCAAACTGATCTATGGAGAAGCTTCCACAGAAATAGCAAAATTTGCCAATGATAAAAAATTTGATCTTGTTGTCATAGGTTCGAGAGGAAGAAGCGAACTAAAAGAACTGTTTCTCGGAAGCATATCAAATGCAGTTGTTCACAGATCCCAAGTACCCGTATTAGTGATAAAGTAG
- a CDS encoding nuclear transport factor 2 family protein translates to MTVIKPPFTEETARAKVKAAQDAWNTRDPEVVVKGYSVDSKWRNRTEFFSGHDAIKQFLKRKWSKELNYKLMKELWAFSGNKISVRFEYEWKDADTGRWMRTHGNEHWEFNEDGLMQTRDMSANDYPIDESERRIK, encoded by the coding sequence GAAACAGCACGTGCCAAAGTCAAAGCAGCTCAAGATGCCTGGAATACGCGAGATCCTGAGGTGGTAGTAAAGGGATATTCTGTGGATTCCAAATGGAGAAACAGGACAGAGTTTTTCAGTGGACATGATGCAATAAAGCAATTTTTGAAAAGAAAATGGTCAAAGGAGCTAAATTACAAGTTAATGAAAGAATTGTGGGCATTTTCAGGAAATAAAATATCTGTTAGATTTGAATACGAATGGAAAGATGCGGATACTGGTCGGTGGATGAGAACACACGGTAACGAACACTGGGAATTTAATGAAGATGGCTTGATGCAGACAAGGGACATGAGTGCCAATGATTATCCAATTGACGAGTCAGAACGTCGCATTAAATGA